GCGGCAGGGGCAGGTGTGCTCGCTGACGGTGTACGACCGGTCCGGGCGGCGCTGGGACGGCGGAAGCTGGCGGGTGGCCTACCGCGACGGCGTGCGGTGGAGCGGCGGCATCGCCGTACCCGCGAACGAGGTGGTCAGGATCGAGATCAGGGCCACCGGCGAGCGGCCGCTGCTCACCATCGACGGCTGAGCGTGCGGACCTCGTACCCTGCACTGGTGGACGACGACCGGCTGGACGCGGGCGTCCTGGGCGTGCCGCTCGGCGCCCGGGCGACGCTCGTGCAGTTCTCGACGGCGTTCTGCGCTCCCTGCCGGGCGACCCGGCAGGTGCTGCGGGCCGTCGCGGATACCGAGCTGGGCGTGGCGCACGTCGAGCTGGACGCGGAGTCCCACCTGGAGCTGGTCCGCCGGCTGGACGTCCGGAGCACGCCCACCGTGCTGGTGCTGGCCGCCGACGGCCGGGAGGTCACCAGGGCGAGCGGGGTGCCGCGCCGGTCCCAGGTGGTGGCCGCCGTGGACCGGGCGGCCTGCGCGCGATCGGCCTGATTCGGGCCGAAAGGCCACGCCTACGGGCGTTCCATCCGGGTAGGAACGCGCGTGTGGAACAGCGGGTGCCGGACGGATCCGGGCGATCCCGGATGGGAACACGCGTGGGGTCTGGGTCATGATGTCCCGAATCGTCCGGGTCACTCAGGCCGACACAAGGAGCCGGTCCATGGACCTCCGCCCACTGATCGGGGCGCGGCGCATCCGCCGCGGCCATCCGTCGACGCGGGGCGACCTCGCCTCGGTGATCGCGCTCGACCCGGCGGCCGCGGCCCGTACGGCCAGGCCGACGCTGCGGGTCGCGCACTTCACCGACACCTACCTCCCGCGCCGGGACGGCGTGGTGACCTCGCTGCAGTCCCTCACCGCCGCGATGTCCGAGCTCGGCCACTCGAGCCTGCTGGTGGTGCCGCGGCACCCCGACCAGCCCGCCGACGAGGAACTGCTGCGGCTGCGGTCGCTGCCGTGCGGTGTGGCGCAGTTCCGGCTGGCCGCCTGGCCGCGCAGCCGGCACGTGGAGCGGGTCGCGCACTGGCTCCCGCACGTGGTGCACGTGCACACGCCCGGACCGGTCGGCCTGCTGGGCATCTTCGCCGCGCGCCGGCTCGGGTTGCCGCTGGTGCAGACGTACCACACCGATCTTCGGGCGTACGCCGACGCGTACCGCCTGCCGACCTCGGTGATCGAGGGGGTGCTGCGCTGCTACGCCCGCCGGCTGGGCTCCCCCAAGCTGGCGCTGCCGCACGGCGGCAACCGCACCGCGCGCCGGGACGCCCTGGTCGACGCGGGCACCGGCCTGCTGCTGGCCGACGCCGACGCCGTTCTCGTACCGACCTCCGCGATCCTCACCCGCTGCAAGCTGCCGATCGACGACGACCGGATCTACGTCGCACCCACGGGTGTCTCCCTGCAGGACGTCCCGGCCGGCGCGGGCCCTGACTTTCGCCGGCGGTACGGCATCGGGCCGGACGACCCGGTCGTGCTGTTCGTCGGGCGGGTCAACCGCGAGAAGGGCATCGACCTGCTGACCGAGGCGTTCGGCCGGCTGCGCGGCCTGGTCCCCGCGGCCCGGCTGGTGCTGGTCGGCGCGGTCTACGACTCCCGCTGGGTGCAGCGGCTGCTGGAGCAGGCCGGCATCGCCGACCGTGTGGTGCTCACCGGCCAGCTGCCGCCACCGGAGGTGGCCGCCGCGTATGCCGCGAGCGACGTGTTCGCGTTCCCCTCCCTGACCGACACGCAGGGGCTGGTGATCCAGGAGGCCGCGCTGGCCGGGCTGCCGGCGGTGCTCGCCGACGAGGCGCTTTACTCCAGCGGCCCGCTGGCGGGCGCCGGTGTGCTCGCCGGCCCGGACCCGATGCGGTACGCCGAGGCGCTGGAGGACCTCCTGACCAGTCCGGTGCGCCGGGCGCACGTGGGCGAGGAGGCGCGCCGCCGGGCCAGGCGGAACCCGCCGTCGGAGTACGCCCAGCGGATGGCGGCGATCTACGGCCAGGCGGTTCGCCGGGCGGGCTCGGCGACCCGGCTGTCGCGGGGCGAGCGGCGCGGCCCGTTCCGGTCGCGCCGGCTGATCGCCTGACGCCGCCGGGCCCGTCCCGCGACGGGTCCGCGCCACGCCGAGGGACGTCTCACTAATTGACCGGCATTCCCATCATGTGAGACGACCGTGACAGGGTCGGGCCGGGTCCGTACGCTGATGCTCGTGCTGCGGAGGACCCTGCTGACCAAGCGCCGTGCGGTGGACAACTGCCGCACCTCGACCTGTTTGTGTCCGGCCTCCTGAACGACGGCCGTCCGCTCCTCCGTCGCCCGCGCTCCGCGCCGACCACGCACCAGAGGGTTTGGACCTCACGCCGTCCGTAGCGCCCCTGAACGATCCGGGGCCGCCACGCCCCCGAATGCTCGCCCGCCGCGCTCTGCGGCAAATGCCCCACAACCGCTCCCATGGAGGTTTCCGCATGAGCCGTGACTCCGTCCTCGTCTCCGCCGAATGGGTGGACGAGCATCTGGACGACCCCAACATCGTTCTGGTCGAGGTCGACGAGGACACCAGCGCCTACGACAAGGGCCACATCAAGGGGGCCATCAAGCTGGACTGGCGTGAGGACCTGCAGGACAAGGTCCGGCGCGACTTCGTGGACAAGCAGCAGTTCGAGAAGCTGCTGTCGTCCCGCGGCGTCGGCAACGACCAGACCGTGATCCTCTACGGCGGCAACAACAACTGGTTCGCGGCCTACGCCTACTGGTACTTCCGCCTCTACGGCCACCAGGACGTCAAGCTGCTCGACGGTGGCCGCAAGAAGTGGGAGCTGGACAGCCGCGGGCTGGTGGAGGACGTGCCCTCGTACGCCCCCACGAAGTACGTCGCCTCCGACCCCGACCTGTCCATCCGCGCGTTCCGCGACGAGGTCGTGGACGCCATCGGCCAGCTCAACCTGGTCGACGTCCGCTCGCCCGACGAGTACTCCGGCAAGCTCCTCGCCCCGGCGCACCTTCCGCAGGAGGTCGCCCAGCGGGCCGGCCACGTGCCCACCGCGGTCAACGTGCCGTGGAGCAAGGCGGCCAACGAGGACGGCACCTTCAAGTCCGACGACGACCTGCGCGAGATCTACGGCAAGGCCGGCGTCGACTTCGGCAAGGACACCATCGCCTACTGCCGGATCGGCGAGCGCAGCTCGCACACGTGGTTCGTGCTGCACGAGCTTCTGGAGCAGCCGAACGTCAAGAACTACGACGGGAGCTGGACCGAGTACGGCTCCCTCGTGGGTGTTCCCGTTTCCCTCGGTGACCAGCCTGGAGATGCCTCATGAGTGCCAACGACAGCTGCGGCGCGCCCACCGGCGGCGCCGCTCTGGCCGGGGTCAACCTGGCCAAGGAAGCAGTGATCCAGGGCGTCGTCCGCGCGGACGCCACCCCGGTGTCGGGCGCCTACGTGCGCCTGCTGGACGGGTCCGGTGAGTTCACCGCCGAGGTCCCGACCGACGCGGACGGCGTGTTCCGCTTCTTCGCCGGCCCGGGCACCTGGACGGTGCGGGCGCTCGCGCCCCGCGGTGCCACGGCGGAGGGTTCGGTGCAGGCCGAGCTCGGCAAGATCGCCGAGGTAGAGCTGGCGCTCACCCCGGCCTGAGCCGTACGGCGGCACCGCCGAACAGAACGAAAGCAGTACAGAACGCAGTACGCCACACGCCTCGCGGGGCGTCCCTTCCCGGTGGGTTCGCCCACCCGGGTTCCGGGACGCCCCGCGTCGCGTGTGAAGAGATCAGACCAGCTCGGGGTGGGCCCGGAACCACTCGATGGTCCTGCGCAGGCCGTCCTCGACCGCGATCTTCGGCTCCCAGCCGAGGATGTCGCGGGCGCGGGAGATGTCCGGCTGGCGTACGCGGGGATCGTCCTGCGGCCGGGGGACGAACGCGAGCTCGGAGGCCGACCCGGTGAGGTCGCGGATCCACCGGGCGAGGTCGAGCACGGACAGTTCGTGCGGGTTGCCCAGGTTGACCGGACCCGGGTGATCGGCGTGGGCCATCGCGAGGATGCCCTCCACCGTGTCGTCGACGTAGCAGATCGAGCGGGTCTGGGAGCCGTCCCCGGCGATGGTGAGCGGCTGCCCCTTCAGCGCCTGGCGGACGAACGTCGGGATGGCCCGGCCGTCGCCGGGCCGCAGCCGGGGCCCGAAGGTGTTGAACAGGCGTACGACCGCGGCGTCCAGCCCGTGGGTGGAGCGGTAGGCCATGGTGAGCGCCTCGGCGAACCGCTTCGCCTCGTCGTAGACCCCGCGCGGCCCGACGGGGTTGACGTTCCCCCAGTACTCCTCGTCCTGCGGGTGGACCAGCGGGTCGCCGTACACCTCGGAGGTGGAGGCGAGGACGAAACGCGCGCCCTTGTCCCTGGCCAGCCCGAGCGCGTGCAGCGTGCCGATCGAGCCGACCTTCAGCGTCTGGATCGGGAGCTGGAGGTAGTCGATCGGTGAGGCGGGGGAGGCGAAGTGCAGCACCAGGTCGACCGGGCCGCCGACGTGGATGTAGTCGGTGACGTCGCACCGCAGGAGCCGGAACGCCTGGTGGGGAAGGAGATGTGCGACGTTCTCCGGCCGTCCGGTGAGGAAGTTGTCCAGGCAGACGACGTCGTAGCCGTCGGCCAGCAGCCGTTCGCACAGGTGGCTGCCGAGGAATCCGGCACCGCCGGTGACCACGGCCCTGCGCTTCGTACCGGGATGTCCCACTACGTTCCCCCTCACCCGATCTGATGTCGAATGGTATTGCCTGAGGGGCTAGGTTGAGTCCCGGCGTCCGGGTCGGACGATATGAGTGGCCTGTAACGAGGTGCTGGCCGTTGCACCGATCCCGCCGCAACCTATGAGCCCCGTGGTACGTAATACGCAGAAGACGTTCGGGGGACGGACAACACACACATGGTGACGCTGAAGCAACTCGACGACGAAACGATCACCGGGCGGGCCGTGCCCGGCACAACGGCGCCACTGCCGGACCGCCGGGCCACGGCCCGCGGCATGGCGTGGTTCGCCACGGTGGTGATGGTGCTGGACACGGTGCTGATCCTGGTTGCCGGGCTGCTCGCCGCCGTGTCACGGTTCGGCGAGCCGACCACCTACATCGCCGGGGGATGGCGCGGCTCCAACCTCAGCGGAGTGCCCTACTCCGCCGTCGTGGTGATGGTCGCCGTCGTGTGGATCGCCGTTCTCGCGGTCCGCGGAGGCTACTCCGGTCGCACGTTCGGGTCCGGTGCGGACGAGTACAAGCTCGTGCTGAGCGCCAGCGTCCTGACCGCCGGGCTGATCGCGATCCTCTGCTACCTCGCCAAGATCGAGCTGTCCCGCGGCTTCCTGGGGTTCGCGTTCCCGATCGGCGCCGTGCTCCTGGTGGCCGGACGCTTCAGTGCCCGCAAGGTCCTGCACCGGATGCGCGCCGGTGACCGGCTCGTCCACCGTGTCCTGCTGGTCGGCATGCCGGCCGGGGTGGCCGAACTGCTCGAGGTGATGCGCCGCGAGCCCAAGATGGGGTTCTCCGTCGTCGGCGCCTGCCTGCCGCGGTTGTCCAAGGACCCGGGCGACGAGGTGGCCGACGAGGAGCTGCCGATCTACGGCTACCTCGACGACGTCCGCTCCGCCGTCGAACGCTCCGGCGCCGACACGGTGGTGGTCAGTGCCCTGCCCGGCCGCTCCTCGCGCCTGCTGCGCCGGCTGTCGTGGTCGCTGGAGGGCCTCGGCGTCGACCTGGTGGTCGTGCCCAGCCTCACCGACGTCGCCGGCCCGCGCATCCACCACCGGCCGGTGGCCGGCCTGCCGCTGCTGCACGTGGAGGAGCCGGAGTTCACCGGCGCGCGCCGCATCGTGAAGAACATCTTCGACCGGGTGGGCGCCGGCGTCGTCACCATCCTGGCCACGCCGGTGATGCTGGCGATCGCGCTGGCGATCAAGTGCGACGACGGCGGCCCGGTGATCCTTCGCCAGACCCGGGTCGGCGTCCACGGCAACGAGTTCACCTGCTTCAAGTTCCGGTCGATGGTGGTCGACGCCGAGAAGCGGCTGGCGGAGCTGCAGGCGGCCAACGAACACGACGGGGTGCTGTTCAAGATCCGCGACGACCCGCGGATCACCCGGGTGGGCCGGGTGATCCGGAAGCTGTCCCTGGACGAGGTTCCGCAGCTGTTCAACGTGCTGCGCGGCGAGATGAGTCTGGTCGGCCCGCGGCCGCCGCTGCCGGCGGAGGTCGAGGCCTACGCCGAGGACGTACGCCGTCGGCTGCTCGTCCGGCCCGGCATCACCGGCCTGTGGCAGGTCTCCGGCCGGTCCAACCTGTCCTGGGACGACTCGGTGCGGCTCGACCTCTACTACGTCGAGAACTGGTCGCTGTCGGCGGACCTGGTGATCCTCGCGAAGACGGTCGGCGCGGTGCTCAGCCGCAACGGCGCGTACTGACCGAACGGCATCATCTCGGCCGGCCGCCCTTCTGTGCGGCCGCTTCTGCGCGGCTGCTTTCCGTGCAGCCGGGCGCCGCGCCCGGCGGGCATGCAGCAAGCGAGGGCTTCCCCGCGCGGCTCGCGCACCGGGAAAGCCCTCGCTCCGACTTCCGTACGACCGGCTTCCGTACGACCGACCCGCGTCAGCGGACCTTCTCGCCGAGCACGTCGTCACGGCCGGCGGTCTTCAGCCACTCGCCGACCTTGTCGTCGCGGATCGCCTTCCACAGGGCGGCGTCCTTGGCCTTGTCGAGGTAGACCACCGACTGGCTGCCCTCCATGCCGGTGCCCTTGTTCGGCGCGGTCATGAACGTCACGTTGTGCTGCCGCAGGTCCTTCATCTCCAGGGCCAGCGACCGCATCTCCCCGGTGCTGAACTCCTCGTCGACGGAGAGGTTGTTGGTGATCGCGTCCATCGCCCGGCCGAGCTTCAGCGGGTTGGTCAGCGTGCCGTTGGAGAGGGTCTGCCGCATCAGCGCGCGCAGGAAGTTCTGCTGGCGCTGCATCCGGCCGAAGTCGCCGTTGGCCAGGTGGTGGCGCTCGCGCACGTAGTCGAGCGCCTCCTCACCGGACAGCGTGTGCGTGCCGGGGGTGTACATCTTCCCGCTGGTGAAGCGGGTCTCCTGCTGGAACGTCATCTGCACGCCGCCGAGCGCGTCCGTCAGTGCCTTGAAGCCGGTCCAGTCGATCACCGCGAGGTGGTCGATCCGCAGGCCGGTGAGCTTCTCGATGGTCTGGA
This Actinopolymorpha cephalotaxi DNA region includes the following protein-coding sequences:
- a CDS encoding thioredoxin family protein, translating into MDDDRLDAGVLGVPLGARATLVQFSTAFCAPCRATRQVLRAVADTELGVAHVELDAESHLELVRRLDVRSTPTVLVLAADGREVTRASGVPRRSQVVAAVDRAACARSA
- a CDS encoding glycosyltransferase, which codes for MDLRPLIGARRIRRGHPSTRGDLASVIALDPAAAARTARPTLRVAHFTDTYLPRRDGVVTSLQSLTAAMSELGHSSLLVVPRHPDQPADEELLRLRSLPCGVAQFRLAAWPRSRHVERVAHWLPHVVHVHTPGPVGLLGIFAARRLGLPLVQTYHTDLRAYADAYRLPTSVIEGVLRCYARRLGSPKLALPHGGNRTARRDALVDAGTGLLLADADAVLVPTSAILTRCKLPIDDDRIYVAPTGVSLQDVPAGAGPDFRRRYGIGPDDPVVLFVGRVNREKGIDLLTEAFGRLRGLVPAARLVLVGAVYDSRWVQRLLEQAGIADRVVLTGQLPPPEVAAAYAASDVFAFPSLTDTQGLVIQEAALAGLPAVLADEALYSSGPLAGAGVLAGPDPMRYAEALEDLLTSPVRRAHVGEEARRRARRNPPSEYAQRMAAIYGQAVRRAGSATRLSRGERRGPFRSRRLIA
- a CDS encoding putative leader peptide; protein product: MLVLRRTLLTKRRAVDNCRTSTCLCPAS
- a CDS encoding sulfurtransferase is translated as MSRDSVLVSAEWVDEHLDDPNIVLVEVDEDTSAYDKGHIKGAIKLDWREDLQDKVRRDFVDKQQFEKLLSSRGVGNDQTVILYGGNNNWFAAYAYWYFRLYGHQDVKLLDGGRKKWELDSRGLVEDVPSYAPTKYVASDPDLSIRAFRDEVVDAIGQLNLVDVRSPDEYSGKLLAPAHLPQEVAQRAGHVPTAVNVPWSKAANEDGTFKSDDDLREIYGKAGVDFGKDTIAYCRIGERSSHTWFVLHELLEQPNVKNYDGSWTEYGSLVGVPVSLGDQPGDAS
- a CDS encoding DUF1416 domain-containing protein — its product is MSANDSCGAPTGGAALAGVNLAKEAVIQGVVRADATPVSGAYVRLLDGSGEFTAEVPTDADGVFRFFAGPGTWTVRALAPRGATAEGSVQAELGKIAEVELALTPA
- a CDS encoding UDP-glucuronic acid decarboxylase family protein, with product MGHPGTKRRAVVTGGAGFLGSHLCERLLADGYDVVCLDNFLTGRPENVAHLLPHQAFRLLRCDVTDYIHVGGPVDLVLHFASPASPIDYLQLPIQTLKVGSIGTLHALGLARDKGARFVLASTSEVYGDPLVHPQDEEYWGNVNPVGPRGVYDEAKRFAEALTMAYRSTHGLDAAVVRLFNTFGPRLRPGDGRAIPTFVRQALKGQPLTIAGDGSQTRSICYVDDTVEGILAMAHADHPGPVNLGNPHELSVLDLARWIRDLTGSASELAFVPRPQDDPRVRQPDISRARDILGWEPKIAVEDGLRRTIEWFRAHPELV
- a CDS encoding sugar transferase; its protein translation is MVTLKQLDDETITGRAVPGTTAPLPDRRATARGMAWFATVVMVLDTVLILVAGLLAAVSRFGEPTTYIAGGWRGSNLSGVPYSAVVVMVAVVWIAVLAVRGGYSGRTFGSGADEYKLVLSASVLTAGLIAILCYLAKIELSRGFLGFAFPIGAVLLVAGRFSARKVLHRMRAGDRLVHRVLLVGMPAGVAELLEVMRREPKMGFSVVGACLPRLSKDPGDEVADEELPIYGYLDDVRSAVERSGADTVVVSALPGRSSRLLRRLSWSLEGLGVDLVVVPSLTDVAGPRIHHRPVAGLPLLHVEEPEFTGARRIVKNIFDRVGAGVVTILATPVMLAIALAIKCDDGGPVILRQTRVGVHGNEFTCFKFRSMVVDAEKRLAELQAANEHDGVLFKIRDDPRITRVGRVIRKLSLDEVPQLFNVLRGEMSLVGPRPPLPAEVEAYAEDVRRRLLVRPGITGLWQVSGRSNLSWDDSVRLDLYYVENWSLSADLVILAKTVGAVLSRNGAY
- a CDS encoding LCP family protein produces the protein MSDYRTDEGLRSIRLHEEEDGPRDRRSAGHRRKSSRTKTTLLILLSLVLILGGGVALTGYLLSEKFGNQVSRVPAFSQLPEALRPKKPAKGAPGADAMNILLAGSDARTDDASGGTTGAGKGNAWERRGQRSDTIMILHITGDRKSAYLVSIPRDSWVEIPGHRPNKINAAYSFGGPPLYIQTIEKLTGLRIDHLAVIDWTGFKALTDALGGVQMTFQQETRFTSGKMYTPGTHTLSGEEALDYVRERHHLANGDFGRMQRQQNFLRALMRQTLSNGTLTNPLKLGRAMDAITNNLSVDEEFSTGEMRSLALEMKDLRQHNVTFMTAPNKGTGMEGSQSVVYLDKAKDAALWKAIRDDKVGEWLKTAGRDDVLGEKVR